The stretch of DNA ACAAGTTTGTGTTTTCTTTTATCatcaatatattaattaattattataataaataaaaatatattatatataaataacgaATGGCtgaaaaaatgaactaaaaattgatagaaaattgtttttttttttaaaaataaaaatcttcttTTAATTGTAAACGAAGGGATAAACACCAATTAAAACTTACACGTATACATTccaaagtttaaaaatatttactcaaATTGAATTagttaattttcaatatattcaATTACAATGATGACAAATatcttatttattaatttaatttttttaggttAAATTAGTCCTTTCTCggaatttcttttttttaattttgaattcattaactaaaaaaacttaattaaaatagtctctcattatttttttaagaaaatgtcagattaatttataatatgtcAAATCAGTCATTCTTTAGTTATTCATAGTCTCTcgttcttttttaatttataatacataatattcttcatttcaaaataattgagttattgaatcatattatatatattacgaaaattatataaataaaaaaatattattttttattaaattattcttcttaaatattgatgaattatcaatatcataaatacataataaaaaatattacattgaaaataatatatatatattattaattaaagagtataattagaaataaatacattaaaaaatgaaaaaattcaattattttaaaatgactttttataaataaataaattattttgagacataaaaaaatattataaatcatataaaacaCACACCTTAAGCACAAGGAATGCTCCGAGAGTTAACATCGTCATTCCAAAAAGGTTTGGAAATTTAGAAttacaatataaaaaagaacaaCCAAATAAAACCATAAGAAATATCCAAAACATATGATATCCCTAAATAGATTCTCAATGGTAAATGTTTCAATACGATGTATTggatttaaaaatatgattgattatttaaaattgatttgataaattaatGAACTTTTATTGTTAACCGTTTAATCCAAATGAATGGCATTGCaataaactataaatatttattaaggtAGGAAATTCGGGTATCCATATCAACATTAGACGTAAAGCAAAACCGCAATGACATAGAAGTGAAGGCGTGGTCACCCCATGAAACTGCACTTGAATACCACAtccaaaatcaaacaaaattacACAAAATTCTTCCTAAGGATATCACTCACTACCATTTCAACAATAAGTCCCTTTCAAACACACGGTTCCTCCAAAATTATACCAATATCTGATCTACAATAATTTCTTCATAgattaaaacataaatattatcataaaatcACACATGTCACATATATTTGTATTTACATTCTTATAATAACTACACGAACAGCTATTTATATTTCAGATACcaaaatagatattttattccaattttttcattaaaaaaaaaaacagataaaATTGAGGAACAATAAACGCatttaaaaccctaaaaaacTACAAAAGTGAGCAGCTGGATCAAATCAAAGCTCTGGCCTTTGTATAAGAAACAAGTTAGATTGGAGTCGCACTCTACTCAACGCAGCCGGAATTGGTCGTCGGCCGCCAGAAACGGTGAGAAATTCCGTCTCCTTTTTCCCCCCATATTCCTTCCCATTCAATTCCATCGCAATTAACAACATATATTTTCTTTCTGTTCCTTAGGTCGTTTCAAGATGGATCACCGATGGACCAAAGGTAGGCATGAATCTGGTGGCGGTGCCCGTGACCGGAGGCAATTTCATAAGGAAAAGGTAACAATAACATACTCGTTCTATtcgttattctttttttattttttattttacttgtcGATTAACAAGACTTTGAAATTTAGcatatttattgtattattgAATCATTTGAATTGTTTAGGCATATGAGGAGTCCCTAATTGATGATTTGTATGAGGATTTTCGCATGCCGATCAACCAAAGGCCAACTGAAAATGTTGATTTGGACAATGTTGAACAAGCTTCACTAGACACACAATTAACATCATCTAATATTGGATTTAAGCTTCTCCAAAAGATGGGATGGAAAGGAAAGGGTCTTGGCAAAGATGAACAaggtttattttctttatttttctatttgtttcTCTCTTCAATCATGATCTACTTTGTCTGCGTTTAATTAGTTCTACCATtgcaaaaattgattttgattgaattgattccgtaaaaattattttagttaaccACGATTTTGAAGTAAAATGCTTTATGTTTTGATTAGCTCGTGTGAAAGTaagttgaacaataaaattaAGTGAACAACCACGTTTGTAGTTAAAAGCTATAAATCATAGTTTCAATTTAGATCCAATTCTAGaggcaaaatcaattataatgaGAACCCacaaacatatcaaaataaatatgaagtCTTCAAAATCACTTTGTGTGTTTTTGTATTAACCTTCAAAACTCGTGTTTACTAAACCCTACATTTTCTAGCTTTGAGAATATCACGTTCAAATGACATAAGAATGTGAGAATACATAATGCAATGCAAAATCGAACATAGGCTTTATGTATTAGccattgttttattttcttgtacCTACTCTTGTGTTCATTATCCCCCTTTCCCCTCTGTACTCCCTTCTTTCATAACTCCTTCTTTCAACCTGCCTTTATTTTACTTCTACCATTTccctcttttctccttcatacCTAATCAATGGGTATAATGAAAGAAAACTATCTAAAAAGACTTCAATCTAATTCTGATACTGATAAACTAgcagttttttttctttctctattcATGTTTTTCTTTGACATCTGATtccttataaaaatttaaaacttataaTTCAAAGCTTGCCTTTATTTGGGTCTTCACAGCTACTGCTTTCCATAGATCATCACCAGTAGTTTGTCATAAGAAATGGCCAAGATTGTTTTAGTTGCTGTCTAGGGTAGTTAATTGTGGCGCAATCGCAGAATCGTGGTGCAGAATGGAGCCCTGCGATTGTATAACACTGGTGCGTTGTGTTTTCATGTAGCAACTGGTATTGAAAACAGCTGTGATGGTGAAATTTTCCTTAAACTCAGTACTGTCACTGTACAACGCATTCGACACCATGTTTTTCAGCGACTTCTCGATCATGACCTGGAGTTTTCCGGCAGCACCATCACGTGCAGATAAGAAACAAAGAAGCGAGAAAGAAGAgggaagaaaacaaaaaacaaatgagGCGGAGGTGCACAGCGATGGCTTGTAGGCTGCGCCAATAGGAGATAAGAAGCTGTCCGGCACTTTTTTAGGGTTTAGCTTTAGCATAATGAGAATATTCAGGGTTTGGCAAAATGGGCTTTATTAAAATCCCAACGATAGGCCTAAGTCTCATGAATGAAGAATTGTTTCTCTCTTTGGGTCTTTCCCTTTGAGgctcctttttccttctttgtggcagtattaattatttataatcttAATTACTCGATgaatagtattaattattcaataattataaaaatattagaatagtGGATATCTCGCCACAGTTCTGGGGCCGGGCGCGTATACGAGATTGACAACATAGGTTTATGCTGTCTTCTTTATCgatgattgatttatatttgtatgCAATTGAGGTAGTTGAAAATTTGACCTTTATCGCCATAGCTAATGCTCTGCAAAGTGCACAGTCTTTTTTCTAAATAATGTTTTAAGAATAGGTGTATTTTTCTCTAGTTTACTGCTTGATTACTTATTGAATCACCTGTGTATTTGCATTTACCGCATTGTAATGGGCCATTGTGGCAACtagttttctttcttcttcctttgttttaattttatatataccCAATATATGTATGGGATGCTTTCGCTGAAAGTAATTTAACTTTGGTGTTTTGAAACTTAAATGCTTTATTTTGGGTTTTTGAATTGATCTTCTAGGCTTTGTATGCAGGAATAACCGAGCCAATAAAATCTGGGATTAGAGATCCAAGGTTGGGGATCGGTAAACAAGAGGAAGATGATTTTTTCACCGCAGAAGAAAATGTCCAGAGAAAAAAGCTTGATATTGAGTTGGAGGAGACAGAGGAGAATGTGAGGAAACGTGAGGTATGATTTATAACTATTTAGTAGTTGTTCTTAGTGCCAAAATCTATAGTAGTGTTGAGGTTGATGTTTACATTTTCTCAAACCTGCACCTAAAGCAGAAGGCAGCATATTACATATATGCTTGTCTTTTTACCGGATTGGTATGTCATAAGCAACCATCAACTTTGGAAGATCTTGAGAATTTCGTGCAGTTTTTATTACCTGGTGGCTTCTTCTGCCTGCTTCGTGCACATTATGAAAATTCAGGTGTTAGCTGAACGTGAGCAAAAAATTCAAACTGAGGTGAAAGAAATTCGGAAGGTGTTTTACTGTGAACTCTGCAACAAGCAATACAAATTGGCAATGGAATTTGAAGCACACTTGAGCTCTTATGATCACAATCACAGGAAGGTAGACAGTTTATCTAACACTAACTAGGCTCTTTTGTTGACTCGATTCCAAATTGCCTCAGTTTTTCTTCTCTTACCTGATGCAAAATTATTGATGTTTAATATGCAGCGATTCAAGCAAATGAAGGAAATGCATGGGAGTAGTAGTCGGGATGATAGGCAGAAGCGGGAGCAGCAGCGTCAAGAGAGAGAAATTGCCAAGTTTGCTCAAATGTATCCTTTTGCCtgtgtaaatatttatttttattctttgttgTTAAATAACAGTTGTAACAGTGCTATATCGCTATAGCATAGCGGAATTTGAATATATCACTATTGTTTCATCGTACGGCATTTAGTACAAATGCTTTCAAATAGCGGCTATAATAGCGCTATAGCGTAgtaaaatttgaacaaactgctAATTTCCGCAATCCACAGTTGACAACACTGTTTTAATTCCCTTGTTGCCCATTTAATTTTGGCTATGGGTGGTTCTGTGTTCGCCAGCAAAGGAATCAATTTATGTCCTAATTTTTACTTTCAAGTTATGTTCCTGTTTGGTCTCCTTGATGCCAATCAGTGCCGATGCTCAAAAGCAGCAACGGCTTCAACTGCAGCAAGAGTCTGGATCAGCACCAGTTTCAGCTTCCTCGGAATCTAGGACTGCTACTGCACTTACAGATCAGGAGCAACGAAATACTTTGAAGTTTGGCTTTTCTTCTAAAGGCACTGCTTCCAAGGTATGTCCAACCAGTATCTGGAGTTTGGAATGCTTCCAACTTTTATAGACTTCGCCATCTAGTTCATGATGTTTTATTCAAATTCAAGTCTTAACAGTTTCAACCCTGCTGACTTGCTTAGTCTAGCAATTCATTATGATTTTGAATTCTTATGAAACCAGATTTGTGCTTAAATACTTATACACTAACACCCCCTTTCCTTTTCCGCAGAGCACGATTAGTGCCAAGAAGCAAAATGTTCCAAAGAAGCAAAATGTTCCTGTGGCCTCCATATTTGGCAATGATAGTGATGATGAGTGATGGGAATTTATTTTTGCAGCTCTTAAATCAGTGTGATGCCATAACTCCTGTGTGGTTTTGGTTTGGTGTATTATTATAATTGGTATTTATCACCAATGTGAGTTTAAAAGGAGTAAAAAGTTTGGGATTCTTTTTTTTAGTTTGGAGAATTTAACACCAGATTATATGTTGGAAGGAACTATTGCATGTATGTGACTGTTTTTATTTAACAGTGCCATGGTGGCAAAACtcttaaaatacatttatttttgtttctttaattaacaaaatttgtGCACTGAACTAATAAGACGGTTTGTTTACCTTTAACATGATGATTGGACCCAAGCCAATTCAATCAAAATGGATTGACTCAAGGGGATTGAAAAAgatcataaaatatttgtggaaataaagttaaaaaaacaaaaaaaaacttatcaACCAAATTCTTTTTACGTCTAAAtcaagttaattaaattatctCAGACCGAAATGAGTCCTTAATGTATTTCTGTTCTCACAATAATCAGAAACCATTCAGGACCTATTCTAAAATCATTTTTGCATTTTTATTTCTCCCTTTAGTTTTTTAGGCTAGAAATTCTGAATAGCGCATTTTACTACTCATCCATCAGCAAGGGCAACCATCGTCAGCTAGAAAGAGGGTATTATAATAAGACTGAACTCTGAATGAAATGAAAATGGTTCTTCACGTAAAAGGACACAAACTTTTAATTAGTGTATATTTGTCGTCTTGTATCATACGtggatagataaataaatacatacagAATACATATATATGTGAATACATGAAGTGAACCTAAGGTATAGTAGTTACATAGTAGCACAACAGCTTATTTACAATGCATAAAcgaaattatgaaaaatattccTTAAGATATTACTCCATAAGTGGTATGTGGTAACTATGCAGCTTCTGCAAAACCAACTTGAAGGTTTCCGTAGTCGAAGACTGTGTGATATGCCCTCATGAAAACATCACCAAGAATCCTGCATGCAGATAGTATAATTAGTAAAAGGTAAAAAAAACCTTTGATCATTTGATATAACTCTCTTCACTCATGATGGTTGTTCTTTCATTATCATTCAAGTGAGTGTATATATGATTTgacattgataaatatttttggaGTAGAAATATACCAGAGTGGACCCTTTGGAGGAGGAATATCAAAAGCAATAAACGCACTAAGGCAGACCTCTGTAATGCCTTCTCCAGTTCTTAGAACATACTGAAAAAAATAACTCACTAGTCAGTCTCAATCTTAAGATAGTAATATAATAACATAATTTGTAGTTCAATTTGATATTCAGTTCTTGTATTAATGCTAGCTAGTAGGAAATCCTAACCTGTTCTGGTGTGAGGACGAAGGGTTTGTCTCCGATAGTGAATGATATGTTTGGCATCCGAGAAAGATCGTTACAGCTTATCACTGATTCTCCGGATGGACTTGGAAGACTCTCACACAGCTGCCAATGATCAACACAAACACTCACTACATATGTCTAGTCTAGTCTACACCattcaaattgaaatatataaaatacaacttGAGCTTGTAGACATGATAAAATCAAAGGGCTTACTTGATTCACATAATTGAATACTCTTTCCTTGGTCGCCTTTTGTTTTAGTTGATTCTGGACCCAAATAACAAGCATCTGACAAGAAGAACACAAAGGAGTATCTGTAGCTGACATCTCACTCTGTTTATTTTCAGTTACCATCTCAATCCCAGCACTGCCAGAAATAGaattagaaataaatttatGGATCTGTTTGAAGCCAGAAACGTTGCATAGCAAGCAAGCGAAGTCAAGACTTAAGCTCTCCAGttgacaaaataataaattaaaaaggtAGTAATTATAAGTTTGATAATGGAGGTTccttgacaaatattttttaagacaCTTTATTTTTCCTTATTTGCTTATGCTTGGAATTGATGCACTTTCAGCCTTTGAGAATCTGAAAGAATCAGCGTGGGTCCAGCCAATTCTTCCACATTATTATCCAACTGATGTGCAATGAAACAAATATCGTAAAAATGGCAAACAATGGAAGCAGACAGTAAGGCAATATTTCTGACCTCTTAGATTGATCACTGCGGACAGAACATAAACCGACTTGTGAACAAATGTCACCAGGATTTACCTGCAGATCAATATCAAACTCATTTAGGTCCAAAGAGTGAAAATGCAAACGGATAAAGATCAGAGGCGGCAAAACAGCAGCAAAACGTCATAGAGAATGCATGGAAGCTTACCCCTGATACTAGGAGATCCCATATCAACTCCCCATATTGAGAAACAACTTCCTTACATTCTACACTCAGAACTCCTTCAGCTCCAATAGCATGGTTGATTTCAGCCACAACAGTCTGAAATTAATTAACAGTCAaaagaaattattataaatgaaagTCTACAagtaaaaagttataaaaaaatatagaagaaCATACAGTTGGGCCAGCAAGCAATGAAGTTCCTGAGTCCACAATAGCAGCACAGCCACCTTCACAAACACCTACAAATAACATTTGAAAATTCTCAGAatcatatatactttttttagaaCATAGTGAATGTATTTGCTCCTTATACCATATTCCAAAATCTTTCAACCAATCAATCCCTCCCTAATTTCTCAGTAAAACTAAATTCTCACAAGTTTACTTTCTAATTTCGAAGAACAATAAAATCTCACCAGTTGACTGGCCTCCAATGAAAAAATCTCCCATTTCAATCTGAAAAGGAAAACTTCCGGGTGAACTTTTTTTCCAGTAAATAATTTAACAGGAATTCCTGatcaaactaattttatttactaACCTGCCAGTAACCTTTTTCAGTAACCGGAACATAAGTGTGTTTTCCTTTGA from Cicer arietinum cultivar CDC Frontier isolate Library 1 chromosome 3, Cicar.CDCFrontier_v2.0, whole genome shotgun sequence encodes:
- the LOC101499149 gene encoding uncharacterized protein is translated as MDHRWTKGRHESGGGARDRRQFHKEKAYEESLIDDLYEDFRMPINQRPTENVDLDNVEQASLDTQLTSSNIGFKLLQKMGWKGKGLGKDEQGITEPIKSGIRDPRLGIGKQEEDDFFTAEENVQRKKLDIELEETEENVRKREVLAEREQKIQTEVKEIRKVFYCELCNKQYKLAMEFEAHLSSYDHNHRKRFKQMKEMHGSSSRDDRQKREQQRQEREIAKFAQIADAQKQQRLQLQQESGSAPVSASSESRTATALTDQEQRNTLKFGFSSKGTASKSTISAKKQNVPKKQNVPVASIFGNDSDDE
- the LOC101499470 gene encoding aspartic proteinase translates to MGQKHFALAFCLWALTCSLLPSFSFGMLRIGLQKRPLDLHSINAAKKAREELRSGRPMIGAHNHYIGKSSDEAIVPLKNYLDAQYYGEIAIGTPPQTFTVIFDTGSSNLWVPSSKCYFSLACYTHSWYKSKKSQTYAKNGTSCKISYGSGSISGFFSQDNVKVGNAVVKYQDFIEATREGSLSFLAGKFDGILGLGFQEISVARALPVWYNMVEQNLISEKVFSFWLNGDPNAKKGGELVFGGVDPKHFKGKHTYVPVTEKGYWQIEMGDFFIGGQSTGVCEGGCAAIVDSGTSLLAGPTTVVAEINHAIGAEGVLSVECKEVVSQYGELIWDLLVSGVNPGDICSQVGLCSVRSDQSKSAGIEMVTENKQSEMSATDTPLCSSCQMLVIWVQNQLKQKATKERVFNYVNQLCESLPSPSGESVISCNDLSRMPNISFTIGDKPFVLTPEQYVLRTGEGITEVCLSAFIAFDIPPPKGPLWILGDVFMRAYHTVFDYGNLQVGFAEAA